In Deltaproteobacteria bacterium, the genomic stretch CTTCATGATGATCCTGAACCGGCGGGGGGATCTGGCCGTTCTAAAGGCGGTGGGGGCCCAAGGTTCCAGGTTGCGGCGCGCCTTTTCGGCGCAGGGGGCGGTGATGGGATTGTCCGGTTCCGTGGCCGGTTCCTTTCTTTCCGCCCTCTGTCTCTGGTCGCTCGACCGCTTTGGGTGGTTTGCCCTCGATCCGCAGATCTATTTTATCTCGCGTCTGCCGGTGGCCTGGGCTCCCTCCCTCTGGATCGGCCTTGTTGCCTCATCGGTGATGATCTGCTATGGGAGCGCCTTTGTCGCGGCGAAGGTGGCTCTAAAGGCGGGGGGGTTGAGTCAGACGTTTCGGTAACATGAATCAACTCGAAATAAAGTGTCTAAAAAAAAGCTTCACCGAAGATTCCGTGACCACGGAGGTGTTGAAGGGGATCGATCTTTCCGTTCTAAAGGGCGAGGCCCTTGCCGTTGTCGGCGCGTCGGGGGCGGGGAAGTCGACCCTTCTTCACATCGTCGGGACGCTGGATGCCCCCACCTCCGGTTCGGTCTTGTTTGAAGGGGAAAATCTCTTCAAAAAGGGGGAGAAGGAGTTGTGCGCCTTTCGCAACCGGGAGGTAGGGTTTATCTTTCAATTTCATCATCTCCTGCCCGATTTTACGTCGGCCGAAAATGTGATGATGCCGCTTTTGATCCGCGGCGAAAAGGAAAGAAAGGCGCGGCGGAACGCGGAGGAACTGCTTTCCCGCGTCGGCCTTGAAGACAAATTCAGATCGCGCCCGGCGCAGATGTCCGGCGGGGAACAGCAGAGGGTGGCCATTGCGCGCGCTCTGGTGGGCGCGCCAAAGATGGTTCTGGCCGACGAGCCGACCGGAAACCTCGACACGGCGACCGGACGTCAAGTTTTCGATTTACTTTTGTCGCTGAATCGGGAATTAAGGACGACTCTTGTCGTTGTCACGCATAACGAGGAGTTGTCCAAACGGCTGGAAAAAAGGGTCAAACTCGTCGATGGAAAAATCGCTTCTTAATTTTTTTTTCCTTTTTTTTCTTGCCATTTCCCCCATCGTCTTCGCCGCTTCCAAAATCGTCAATGTCGACTTTGTCGGACTCGCCAAAACCGACGAGGCGTCGATCCGGCGCAGGCTCGTCTCCCTCGAAGGCTCCGTCTATTCCGCCTCCGCAGTCAAAAAGGACATCAAAGCGCTCTACGAGACCGGCCTTTTTCAGGACGTGGCGGTTGAAAAGGAGGACAGCCCCGGCGGCATCCGCCTGATTTTCCGCGTCGTGGAAAAGGGGATGATCGGCTCCGTCCGTTTTCTGGGAAACAAAAAAATCAGGGACAAGGAGTTGAACAATGCCGTCACCATCCGCGAACAGGCCCCGGCGGATATCCAGAGGATTGTCGAATCGGTTGAGGCCATCCGCAAACTCTACGACGAAAAGGACTTGTACCTGGCCGAAGTTACCTGGGAGCTTAAGGCCCTGGACACCGAGGCGGGCGAGATGGAGCTTGTTTTTAACATCAACGAGAACAAAGGGGTCCGAATCCGGCGGATTTCTTTTGTGGGAAACCATGCCATCGAAGACAAGAAACTGGCCAAGCAAATGAAGACAAAGGTGAAGGGTTTTCTTTCCTTTCTGACAAAGTCGGGGAAATTCGACGACGAAAAATTAAAGCTCGACGCCGACCTCCTCACCTATTTTTACTTAAACAACGGCTACATCAAGGTAAAAATCGGCAGGCCGCAGGTGAGCCTCACCCGCAACAAAAAAGCCATTGCCGTCACCATTCCCGTTTATGAGGGGAACCGGTACACGGTGAGAAACGTCGATGTGGCCGGCGACATCATCACCACCCGCGAAGAGCTTCTTTCAAAGGTAAAAATGGCCCCCAAACAGATTTACAAAAAAATGACCGAGGAGGAGGATGTGCAGGCGTTGGCGGCCCTCTACGGCGACCAGGCCTACGCCTTTGCCGGCGTCTCACCCTCGCTTGAAACCGACGAATCGGAAAAAACGGTGGATGTCGTCTATCATGTGGAGCGGGGCCCCAAGGTGACCGTCGAACGGATCGACATCAAAGGCAACGACGTCACCCGCGACAAGGTGATCCGCCGGGAATTGCAGGTGGTGGAAAACGCCCCCTACAACAAGAGCGCGCTCGACCTTTCGCGAAGGAGGCTCTTTCAGCTCGGCTTTTTTGAGGAAGTGAATTTTTCCCTCCCGCGCGGGAGCCGGGACGACCGGGTGATCCTGGCGGTGGAGGTAAAAGAAAAACCGACGGGGAGTTTTTCCGTGGGGGCCGGATTTTCGTCGCTGGAGAGCTTTATCTTCAACGCATCCATCCAGAAGGACAACTTTTTCGGGCGGGGGATCCGCGGCGGCGTTTCGGCCAACATCTCAAAACTGCGGCAGGAGTTTTCGTTTTTCATGACCGATCGCTATTTTCTCGACACCCGGTGGATATTCTCGCTCTCCATGCACCGCTACTTTTCGGCGCTCAATCGCGACTTCGACCAGAAGAGCTTGGGCGGCACGGTGAGTTTTGGCCGGGAGGTCTTTCCATTTTTTGACATCAGCCTCGGCTATAATATCGAAGATATCTCGGTGACCAATTTTTCGGCCTCGGTGCCCGCCTTTTTCCAGCAGAACGCCTCGGGGCTTACCTCCAGCGTCCTGACAACGCTGGCCTACGACCGGCGCGACAACCGCATTCAGACAACAAAGGGAATGTATCACTCTTTTACCTCGGAGTATGCCGGCCACGGGGTGGGGGGGGACAACGATTTCTGGAAGATGTACGCCGAGTCGCGCGTCTTTTTCCCCCTTCCGCTTAAAAGCGTCATCAAGGCGCGCGGGATGTTCGGCTACGTGAATTCGCTGAACCCCGATCCCGTTCCTCTGTTCGAGCGTTTTTTTCTCGGAGGCATCAATACGCTTCGCGGTTTTGATTTGAACAGCATCGGGCCGGAGCTTTCCATTCCTTCCAGCGCCACCGGCGGCGATCACCGGTTTACCTACGGCGGAAACCGGATGTTGATGTTCAACCTCGAATACGAACTCCCCATTTACGCCCCCGCCGGAATCGGAACGGTGATGTTTCTGGATGCGGGGCAGGCTTGGGCCGAAAACGAAAGCATCGATCTTACCGCCATTCGCGCCAACTACGGCTTTGGCCTTCGCTGGCATTCCCCCTTCGGCCCCCTCCGTTTCGAGTGGGGCTTTCCGTTCAAGCGTCGCGAAGGAGAGTCGCTGGCGGTATTCAACTTCTCGATCGGGCAGTCGTTTTAAGAATTTACCCTTGATTAATCGGCGGGTTTATTCTAGTCAAATTCGATCAGACCGATCAGTCGGATTTGCTTAATTTTAACAAGGAGTCATGCAATGCACCGAACCGGAATTTTTATAGTGGTTTTCTTTTTGTCCCTCTTTTTTGGGGCATCCCCGGGCTATGCCACGGCCCAGGAAAAAATCGCCCTGGTCAGCTTTCAAAAGGCCTTAAACGATGTAAATGAAGGCAAGCAGGTCAAGGCGTCGCTCAAGGCCGATTTCGACGCCAAACAAAAACAGCTCGAGAGCATGAAGACCGAACTCAAAAAAATGAGGGACGACCTCGACAAGCAAAAGATGGTCCTCTCCGAAGACGCCCTAAAGGCGAAGGCGGGCGAGCTTCAAACCAAATTCATGGATCTTCAAAACAGGGCGGCCCAGTACGAAAACGAGCTTAAGACAAAAGAGGCGCAAAACGCCGACCGGATCATTTCCCATTTAAGGACGCTGGCCGTTGCCCTGGCCAAGGAAAAGCAGTACGACCTGGTGGTGGAAAATTCGGCCGATATCGTTGTCTATTCCGCAAAGGCGGAAGACATCACCGGTGAACTGATCCGGAGATACAACTCCAATCCGGCGCCAAAAAAATAATTTTGTCTGTATGGATGAGGCGCTCACTCAATGACCGTCCCCGCCGAAATGCTGGAATTTGTCGTCTGTCCGCAATGCCGGGGCGATCTGCGCTATACCCGGGAGCAGGTTCTTTTCTGCGTTCACTGCCGGCTGTGTTATCCCGTCGAAGGGGGGGTCCCCGACCTTTCGCCGGAGGCCGCCATGTCCCTCTCCCCCGACGGAAAAATTCTTCCCCGCGAAATTTCGGCCATTTTCACAGTCGAAAAGGGGAAGGACTCCGGGGCGCAATTCCGCCTGAAACGGGGGACATGCAAGGCGATCGGCAGAAAGGTGGAGGACGCCGTCCAGACTCTGGTTTTCAACGCCGACTTCACCATGACGCTGGACGACCATACCAAAAAATTGATCTCCAATTATCTCTCGAAATCGAGCGGTCAAAAAAAGAAAAAGGGGGGCGACGAGGAAGAACATGTTCTGGGGGGATTCAAGCGCCTGCCGGATCTCATTTTAAACGACCCCGCCGCCTCCCGCCTGCACGCGATGGTCTTTTACGACGACGGGGGACAGGCGGGGATCCTCGATCTCGTCAGCAAAAACGGCACCTTCGTCAACGGGCGCGAAGTTGAAACCTGCACGCTCAAATCCGGCGACGAAATCACCATCGGCGCGACGAAGATTTCCGTCGGTTTTAGATAAATTAAATGCTTTATTCAATGACGGGCATGGGACGCGCGCGAGGGAAAGCGGGTTCCTCCCATTTTCTTGTCGAAATCAAATCGGTAAACCATCGCTATTGCGAGGTTCAGACCCGCCTCCCTCACAGCCTTTCGAGCCTGGAACTTCCCATTGTCCAGCTGGTTAAAAAAACAATTCATCGGGGAAAGGTGGATGTTTGGATCGGCGAAGAGAAAGGCGGCGAAGCGGGGCTTGCCCTCAACGAAAAAAACAAAAAGGCCCTTTTCGGCTACTGGCGATTCTTGAACGGAGTCCGCAGACACCTCAAACTTGCCGAATCGGTGACCCTCGCCCACCTTCAGGCGGGGGCCCCATTCTGGATGGGGAGTCCGCCGGGGGCGGAGAAAATCG encodes the following:
- a CDS encoding ABC transporter ATP-binding protein, which translates into the protein MNQLEIKCLKKSFTEDSVTTEVLKGIDLSVLKGEALAVVGASGAGKSTLLHIVGTLDAPTSGSVLFEGENLFKKGEKELCAFRNREVGFIFQFHHLLPDFTSAENVMMPLLIRGEKERKARRNAEELLSRVGLEDKFRSRPAQMSGGEQQRVAIARALVGAPKMVLADEPTGNLDTATGRQVFDLLLSLNRELRTTLVVVTHNEELSKRLEKRVKLVDGKIAS
- the bamA gene encoding outer membrane protein assembly factor BamA — translated: MEKSLLNFFFLFFLAISPIVFAASKIVNVDFVGLAKTDEASIRRRLVSLEGSVYSASAVKKDIKALYETGLFQDVAVEKEDSPGGIRLIFRVVEKGMIGSVRFLGNKKIRDKELNNAVTIREQAPADIQRIVESVEAIRKLYDEKDLYLAEVTWELKALDTEAGEMELVFNINENKGVRIRRISFVGNHAIEDKKLAKQMKTKVKGFLSFLTKSGKFDDEKLKLDADLLTYFYLNNGYIKVKIGRPQVSLTRNKKAIAVTIPVYEGNRYTVRNVDVAGDIITTREELLSKVKMAPKQIYKKMTEEEDVQALAALYGDQAYAFAGVSPSLETDESEKTVDVVYHVERGPKVTVERIDIKGNDVTRDKVIRRELQVVENAPYNKSALDLSRRRLFQLGFFEEVNFSLPRGSRDDRVILAVEVKEKPTGSFSVGAGFSSLESFIFNASIQKDNFFGRGIRGGVSANISKLRQEFSFFMTDRYFLDTRWIFSLSMHRYFSALNRDFDQKSLGGTVSFGREVFPFFDISLGYNIEDISVTNFSASVPAFFQQNASGLTSSVLTTLAYDRRDNRIQTTKGMYHSFTSEYAGHGVGGDNDFWKMYAESRVFFPLPLKSVIKARGMFGYVNSLNPDPVPLFERFFLGGINTLRGFDLNSIGPELSIPSSATGGDHRFTYGGNRMLMFNLEYELPIYAPAGIGTVMFLDAGQAWAENESIDLTAIRANYGFGLRWHSPFGPLRFEWGFPFKRREGESLAVFNFSIGQSF
- a CDS encoding OmpH family outer membrane protein, which gives rise to MHRTGIFIVVFFLSLFFGASPGYATAQEKIALVSFQKALNDVNEGKQVKASLKADFDAKQKQLESMKTELKKMRDDLDKQKMVLSEDALKAKAGELQTKFMDLQNRAAQYENELKTKEAQNADRIISHLRTLAVALAKEKQYDLVVENSADIVVYSAKAEDITGELIRRYNSNPAPKK
- a CDS encoding FHA domain-containing protein; the protein is MTVPAEMLEFVVCPQCRGDLRYTREQVLFCVHCRLCYPVEGGVPDLSPEAAMSLSPDGKILPREISAIFTVEKGKDSGAQFRLKRGTCKAIGRKVEDAVQTLVFNADFTMTLDDHTKKLISNYLSKSSGQKKKKGGDEEEHVLGGFKRLPDLILNDPAASRLHAMVFYDDGGQAGILDLVSKNGTFVNGREVETCTLKSGDEITIGATKISVGFR